The sequence TGGTGACCGGCACGGTCTTCGTGGATGTGAATCACAATGGCACCCGCGACAGCGGCGAGCCCGGCTTGCCGGGTGTGAGCGTGGTGGTCACGGATTCCAATGGCGTGGTGAACTCCGTGCTGACCAACAACAACGGCCTGTGGGCGGCGAGCGTGGCCCCGGGTGCGGTCAGCTCGGTGATTTCCGAAAACGGCCCGGCGTTCCCGTCCGGCTTCGTCCGCACCGCGGGCTCGGCCACCGGTTCCGCCACGGCGGTCGGCGGCACTCCGGCCTCGGTGGGCTCCACCGGCTACTACTTCCCTGGTATCATCAGCGGCCACCTGTTCTCGGATACCAATGGCAACGGCGTGGAGGATCCCGGTGAGCCGGGTCTCGCGAACATCACCGTCGTCATCACCGACAGCCTGAACGACCCCCACACGGTGGAAACCGATGCCAACGGCAACTGGACGGTCAGCGTGCCGCCCGGCACCACCACGGTGGAGATCGACACGGCCGACACCGACATTCCCGCGGGCTCGGTCCAGACGGCTGGCACGAATCCCACCACCGTCGCCGTGGTGTCCGGCCAGACGACTCCGGCGGATGGCAGCGCGGGCTTCTATCAGCCTGGCACCGTCGCGGGCCATCTCTACCGCGATACCAACGGCAACGGCATCCAGGATTCCGGTGAGCCGGATCTCGCGGGCGTGAACGTGTTCGTCTCGGATTCCAACGATGTGACCCAGATCGTGGTCACGGGCGTGAATGGCAATTGGTCGGCGCAGGTGCCACCGGGGGCGACCCAGATCGATGTGGATGAAACCGATCCGCAGTTCCCGGCGGGAGCGGTGCAGACCCAGGGCACGGTGCTCACCACTGTCAATGCGGCGGCGGGCACCACCTTCCAGACCACGCCACAGGGCTTCTTCGTCCCGGCGATCGTGACCGGCCACCTCTATCTGGATCTCAATGGCAATAGCCAGCAGGACTTCCTGATCCACAACCTCGCCAACGTCGACGTGCTCGTCACCGACAGCCTCGGCAACGTGACCCGCGTGACCACCGACCAGGACGGCAACTGGCGCGCCACCGTGCCGCCGGGTGCGACCTCGGCGACGGTGGATTCGACCGATCCGCAGTATCCCACGGGCTCGGTCGTCACGCAGGGCAGTGCGACCACGAACTTCACCGCGGTCGCGGGTGTCACGCTCGGCAGCACGCCGGTGGGCTTCTTCTATCCGGCCACGGTTTCCGGTCGCGTGTATGTGGACCGGAATGGCAACGGCGTGCAGGACTCCGGGGAACCAGGTATCGCCGATCTCGACCTGCTCGTCACCAGTGCGATCAACAACACCCAGCGTGTGACGACCGACTCGAACGGCAACTGGACGGCCACCGTGCCGCCGGGAACGACCTCGATCGACATCGACGACCTCGATCCGCAGTTCCCGACCGGCGCTCTGCGCACGCAGGGCACCGATCCGACGACGGTGACGGCGGTGGCCAGCATCACCACCTCCGCGGGCAGCACCGGCTACTATCGTCCGGGCACGGTCAGCGGCCACCTCTTCACCGATGTGAATGGCAACGGCGCCGAGGATTCCGGAGAACCGGGCCTCGCGGGCGTCGACCTGATCATCACCGATGTGAACGGCGCGACCCAGACGGTGACCACCGACACGAATGGCAACTGGACGGCCACCGTGCCGCCGGGTGCCACCCTGGTGGACATCGTCGACAACGATCCACAGATCCCCGCGGGTGCGATCCGCACCGTGGGCAGCGACCCGGTGACGGTTACGGCCGTGGCGAACACGGACACACCGGTGCCCGTGGGCGTGGGTTACTTCCAGCCCGCCACCGTGCGCGGCTTCGTGCGGGTGGATCAGCAGAACGATGGCACGCCGGACCGTGGCGCGGCCGGAGTGACGGTCCGCCTGATCGGCGCGGGCAATGTCACGCTCGCCACGACCACCACGGGCGCGGACGGCAGCTACACTTTCACCGGCGTGGCTCCCGGCAGCGATCTGGTGCGGATCACCCTGCCGGGTGGTTACCTCAGCGTGCTGGATACCGATGGCGGTGACACGCTGGTGATCGGCGATGTGACTCCGGTGGTGGTGACCGCCGGTGCCACCGTTTCGAACCAGGACTTCCTGCTGCGTCCGCTGAAGGAACCGAACCGCTTCGCCGGTTGGCAGGCCGCCCATCCGCTGGGTGGCCAGAACGGCCCGGCGGACAATCCGGACGGCGACCTCTCCAACAACCTCATCGAGTATGCCTTCGGCATCGATCCGGCCAGCGGTGCGGGCAATCCGTTCTGCCTGGTGAAATCGAACACCAATCCGAACGCCATCGACGCCGTCTACACCCGCACCGCGGGCGGCGCGCTCGACGTGACCTATCGCCTGGAGTCGCTCTCCGACCTCACCCTGGCACCGGGCGGATGGACACCGGTGACGGTGCCGCCGGGGAGCATCCAGATCACGGACAACGGTGACGGCACGGAAACCGTCCGCATCCTCGATCTGGAAAGCGTGACCGGCCTCGCCGGTGCCGGTTTCGTGCGCCTCCACGTCTTCCTCGATGCCAACGGCGATACCGTGCCCGAGGCCGATGCGGTGACGGAGGTCGGCGGTTGGGTGCAGTCGAACTGGGGAACGGCCTGCCGGACCTACAACAACGCCTTCGTCTCGTGCCCGCCGTTCTCCGGCGTGATTGATGCGGTGAACGGCCAGCAGCTCGACCTCACCACCTCCGCCGCGGGCGTGAACCTCGCCACGGTGCTGGTACCGGGATCGGCCTACTACCTTGAGGTGGTGTCCGGCGATTGGGCGGGCCACCGCTTCGACGTCACCGCCGTGGGCACGGGTGTGCTCACGCTGGCCAGCGACAACAACCTCTTCGCCGCGAGTCCGCCGTTCAACACGGTGGCGGGCGCGCTGCCGTCCACGCTGGCGGGCGACCGCTTCGTGATCCGCGTCCACCGCACGCTCAACCAGGTCTTCCCGCCGGAGGCCTTCACCGCCACCAACGCGCAGGATACCGCCGACCAGGTGCAGACCTACGTGGCCGGCGCCTTCACCTCCTACTGGCTCTACCTGAACGGTGGTTCGCCGAAGTGGGTGCGGGTGGACGATGGCGCGCTGGCCGACCAGGGCAATGTCATCATCCCGCCGGGGCAGGGGACCTTCATCAATTGCCTCGGAGCGCCGGGTTCGCTGCTGGCCTATGGCAAGGTCCGCCAGAACGACTTCGCGCTGCCGCTGGCCGCGGGCAACAACCTGGTGGCGGGCGGCTACCCGCTGGCCGAATCCCCGCTCTCCCGCGGCATGACGATCCCGAACGGCTTCGACGGCGACCGCGATTACAAGAAGGCCGACCAGTTCTTCCTGTGGCGCGGCGACGCGCTCACCGGCCAGACCGGTTACGACACCTACTTCCTGCTCGATGGGGCTCCGGTCCAGCCGGCCCTCCGCCGCTGGGCGAAGGTGGGGGATGCCGCGGTCACGCCGCGGGACACCACCACGCTCTTCAAGCGGGACAACAGTGCCTTCCTGAAACTCAACGGACCGTTGCCAAGCCACAAGGTCGCCCTCCCCTGGTAAGCCCCCAACACGCCATTCAGATCATGCAACCGCTTTTGAAAAACGGCCTCTCCGTCCTCGGCAGCGTGGCCATGCTCCTGGGCCTCGGTTCCTCCGGGGTGATCGCCGCCACGGTGACCTGGGGGAGCGACTACGCCAGCCAGATCTCCACCAGCACCGGAGATGGGGTGGACTCCAGCTACACCATCGAGATGGGGGTCTTCGTCAATGGCTTCGTGCCGACGGTCGACAACACCACCGAGTGGGCTGCCAACTGGCGGACGCTCGATACCGCCGAATACGATCCGATCAACGGCTACTTCACCGGCACCTTCGACATCCAATCGGATGGCAGCAGCACCGGCACGGGTGCGGACAGCGGGGTCGTGTTTTCCGGGATGATGTCCTACGTGTGGGTTCACAGCAACGGCCCGGAGGATACCTACCCCGAGTGGTTCCTGGCCCGCAGCGGGAGCTGGGTGGTCCCGGATGCACCGGCACAGGATTGCTGCGACAACACCCTCCCGGTGCAGTGGGCGATCAGTGATCTCGGCAATGGCGACACGCCGGTGATCGGGGCGCGTGGCAATTCCATCGGCGGAGGCGTGGCCTCGGAGCCGGGGAACTACGATCTCCAGACCTACCTCGTGCTCACCGTGCCGGAACCCAGCAGCCTGGTCTTGTCGCTGGTCTCGCTCGGCCTGCTGCTGCGCCGCCGCCGCCCTTCCCATGATTGAGGTTTCCCGTCGGGGAAATTTCGAATCACCTTCGTCCCCGATGCCTCATACTGGAGTTGCCTGGGTTCCCTGCTGCCGCCTCATCGCCGGGGTAGTGGCATGGGTGTTGATCGTCTCCTGCGCCAGCGCGAGGAACATCCGCTGGTTCTGCAATCCGCTGACGACGAACCTCACCAGCACGGGGGCGACGATGGATGGCAGTTTCCGGTTCGAACTCGGGGTTTTCGCCAACGGCTTCACGCCCACCGCTGGAAACACCGCCTCCTGGGCGGCCAATTGGGTGCCGGCCCAGCGGACGCTCTACAATGCCACCAACCGGCTTTTTACCGAGGAATACACGGTGGTCGACAACACCGCGCCGTTCGCCGTCGGGGCCGTCGCCTACGTCTGGGGATTCGGTGGACCTACCGGCAGCGAGTGGATTCTCTTCCGCGCGAGCACCTGGACCTGGCCGCAGGCGGATCCTTTGAATCCGATCGCGCTGAGCTGGAATGCCTCGTCCGCCACGCAGGTGATCGTGGGCTCGATCAATGCCACCACGCCTCCTTCGCTGATGCGTTCCGCCGCGGTGTCGAGTAGCGCGCCGCCTCCCACCCCTTGGCCGCAATGGCAGGGCGAGATGCTCGTGGGCACGTCCCAGAATGGTCCCAACGACGACCCCGATGGCGATGGCGTGCCCAATGCGTTGGAGTTCATCCTCGGCACCGACCCGCAGCTCCCGGACCGTGGGTCCGCGATCACCACGGCGATCGTCGAGGCGGGCGGCCAGAATTACCTCCAGCTCGGCCTGCCCCGCCTCTCCGACCGCACCGCCACCGTGGTGCCGGAGGTTTCCACCGATCTAATCCTCTGGTCGTCGGGAGGCTCCGTCACCTCGGTGATCGCCGCCACGCCCTCGTTGCTGACCGTCCGCGTGCTGTCACCGGTGGTCGCTGGAACTACGCGGCAATTCGTGAGATTCCGGGTGGTGCCGTGATGGAATGGCTGGGCCAACTTCGCGTGGTGTTCGCTTGCGTCGGGCTGCCTCCGCGCCGAATCATTCAATGCCGAGCATCCGAATGATCCCATGAGCGCGCGACCGAAAACGACCGGTGTGAATCCCAAGGTGGACGAGTTCCTGAATGATGCCACGAAATGGCGGGAGGAGTTCGAGCGTCTGAGAAAGATCGCCCTTGGCTGTCGGCTCACCGAGGACCTCAAGTGGGGCCAGCCGTGTTACACGCTCGATGGGAAGAACATCGTCCTGATGCACGGCTTCAAGGACTATTGCGCGCTGCTGTTCTTCAAGGGCGCGCTGATGAAGGACCCCGCGGGCATCCTCATCAAGCAAACGGAGAACGTGCAGGCGGCGCGTCAGATTCGCTTCACCAGTGTCCGGGAGATCGTGAAGCTGGAACCCACGTTGAAAGCTTACATCGAGGAAGCCATGGCGGTGGAGAAGGCCGGTCTGGAAGTGGACTACAAGAAGACCTCGGAGTTCGAGATGCCGGAGGAATTCCAAACCAAACTGAAGAGCGACGCCTCCCTGAAGGCCGCGTTCAAAGCCCTGACCCCGGGCCGCCAGCGGGCCTACCTGCTCCACTTCTCCTCGGCCAAGCAATCGAAGACGCGGGAATCACGGATCGCGAAATGCATCCCCCGGATACTCGAGGGCAAGGGGCTGGATGATTAGTTTCTTTGGAGTGCGGGATTGTCATTCCAGTTTGATGGGGAAATCCAACAATTCGTGACGTTTTAAAGCAACCCGAAGTCTGGGCCATTTGAGTTACATTCATGAGCGCGTCATTTCTGGAATACGTCCGCTTTGGTCGGATTGAGGGTCTCCAGTTGGGGCTAACCCGGACTGAAGTCTCCGAGAAGCTGGGGCCGCCAAACAACTGGATTGGGAAGCCGCCGATGTTTGGACCCATCGTGCCTACGGCGGAAGAGGCGGATGTGTGGCTTTACTATCATGATGCCGCGGGGATTCGGTTCGATGAGCGCGGGGTTTCGGACTGTGTTAATGTCTATCCGGAGAGTATTGATCTGAGCTTGTATCCGTTTTTGGGCTGGCCGTTTGGAGCTGGTGCGAAAATGCTGGATGTTCGGAGATGGCTGATTGGGAATGGGGTGTCGTTCTTGGATGGGCATTTGGGGGATGAATATTATATTTTGGCTGAGAGGCGTTGCCTTGTGGTGTGTTTCCCGTATAAAGACGGACAATCGGTTCCCGATTACTTACGGAAAATAGTGATGATGTTGGTTGTGGCGGATGAGGCTGATTTGCCGGATTTTGTAAGGGAGGAGCTGGAAATTACCGGAGGGAGGAATGGTTACGGGTTGAGTTGACGTCGTGCCGGATGACCGGCTTTCTGTCGGGGGATTCGATACTGGTCAGCGCTCTTGTTTCGACGGGCCGATCGTGCTCTTCGGGAAAAGGCCTCACCCATGCGGCGGCTGGAGCGTCCCCCTGAAGAACTGGACAGGGTATCAGGCCTCTCTTACGCCAACAGATTCCGGTCCAGCGCGCGGTATTGGACGGCTTCCTGCACGTCGTCCGGGCGGATGTACGCGCTGCCCCGAGGTCCGGATTCCGAGGCTGGGCAAAAACTACGACCGAGCAGATGCCAGGGCCTCCAGCATCCTCAGACAGGCATTTCCCACCTCCCGGCCCTTGAGGGCGAGGTGATCGCGGAAGAAGGAGAGGCGCTCCTCGCTTTCGTCAAACTGCACCGGAGTGAGGACGCAGGAGAAAATAGGGACGCCGGTGTCGAGCTGGACACGCATCATCCCCGAGATCACGGCGTCCGCCACGAACTCGTGCCGGTAGATGCCGCCATCGACAATCAATCCGATGGCGATGATCGCATCGTAGCGACTCGTCTTGGCCAGCGTCTGTGCCATCAGCGGGATCTCCAAAGCCCCGGGAACCGTGAAGGCCCTGGTCGCCACGTCCTTTCCCAGGGCTTCCATGCAGGCATCCTTGGCGATCCCAAGCAGATCCGCGTGCCAGGTGGCGGAAACAAACGCGATGTTCATGGGGTGGATGGAATCACGCGAACAGGTTCCGGTCCAGCGTGCGGCGAGTCATCCTGCCCTTTACCCGCATCTTTCCGGGTCCTGAAGGGACCGCTCATCAAAGCCTGGGACGAAGTCCCAGGTTGGTCATTGGCTGGGGATCGCGTTCTGAAGGAACGCCTCATGTGCGGGGAGGTCCTCATCGGCAGGACGGGCTCGCGAGGGACCTGTTGGCGTCCCCCGCCACGGAACGCTTGAAACTCGGAGAATCCCTCTCGGCCCCTGCCGGGGCAAAGAAGAGCGAACCTCCGGAAAGATGTGGGTAAAGGGCAGATTGGATCGCCCCAGCACGTCGTCCGGGCGGATGTGGTCGCTGCCGCCGAGGGGGGCGGGCGGAGAAGTTCATCTGCTCCATCGCTTGCTCCAAGTAACCCGCACCGACGCCGTCGAGCTTGCAGTGCTCTCGCACGAGGCGGGCTCCCATTGCGGAATTGGTTTGGGTGGACTTGTTCTTGAAGCGCCGAAGTTGGACCGCGCGGGCGCCCTGGACACGTTCGCGGATAGTGGCGGAGGATTCGCCGCCGTTGGAGGTGGAGGATAGCTCACGGTAATCGACCAGCGGCACATCCACGTGCAGGTCGATGCGGTCCAGCAAGGGGCCGCTGATGCGCTGGCGATAGGTTTCGATCTGGCGGCTGGTGCAGCGGCACTGGCGTTTGCTGTCCCCGTAGTAACCGCACATGGACGGGTTCCGTTCAGGGAGACGTCCGGCATGAATTCATTCTGGGACGCTCGGCGGCGCGCTTACGCTGGTACCGCAGCCCATGCCGGAGAAGCCATAAGAAGCGGCTGAATTGGAGCAAAATGCACCTCCACATCAGCCGCTGACTGCCACGTCCCCGAATCAGCCATCCAGATCGTTTCTTCGACGCCAGAACTCAAGGTAAGAGCCCGGCGCGGTAATACCGCCCGCCGGGATTTGTGCGGGGGCAAACCCGAGTCCCTGCCGCGAC comes from Luteolibacter sp. LG18 and encodes:
- a CDS encoding PEP-CTERM sorting domain-containing protein (PEP-CTERM proteins occur, often in large numbers, in the proteomes of bacteria that also encode an exosortase, a predicted intramembrane cysteine proteinase. The presence of a PEP-CTERM domain at a protein's C-terminus predicts cleavage within the sorting domain, followed by covalent anchoring to some some component of the (usually Gram-negative) cell surface. Many PEP-CTERM proteins exhibit an unusual sequence composition that includes large numbers of potential glycosylation sites. Expression of one such protein has been shown restore the ability of a bacterium to form floc, a type of biofilm.) gives rise to the protein MQPLLKNGLSVLGSVAMLLGLGSSGVIAATVTWGSDYASQISTSTGDGVDSSYTIEMGVFVNGFVPTVDNTTEWAANWRTLDTAEYDPINGYFTGTFDIQSDGSSTGTGADSGVVFSGMMSYVWVHSNGPEDTYPEWFLARSGSWVVPDAPAQDCCDNTLPVQWAISDLGNGDTPVIGARGNSIGGGVASEPGNYDLQTYLVLTVPEPSSLVLSLVSLGLLLRRRRPSHD
- a CDS encoding YdeI/OmpD-associated family protein, with amino-acid sequence MSARPKTTGVNPKVDEFLNDATKWREEFERLRKIALGCRLTEDLKWGQPCYTLDGKNIVLMHGFKDYCALLFFKGALMKDPAGILIKQTENVQAARQIRFTSVREIVKLEPTLKAYIEEAMAVEKAGLEVDYKKTSEFEMPEEFQTKLKSDASLKAAFKALTPGRQRAYLLHFSSAKQSKTRESRIAKCIPRILEGKGLDD
- a CDS encoding 6,7-dimethyl-8-ribityllumazine synthase, with translation MNIAFVSATWHADLLGIAKDACMEALGKDVATRAFTVPGALEIPLMAQTLAKTSRYDAIIAIGLIVDGGIYRHEFVADAVISGMMRVQLDTGVPIFSCVLTPVQFDESEERLSFFRDHLALKGREVGNACLRMLEALASARS
- a CDS encoding ATP-binding protein yields the protein MCGYYGDSKRQCRCTSRQIETYRQRISGPLLDRIDLHVDVPLVDYRELSSTSNGGESSATIRERVQGARAVQLRRFKNKSTQTNSAMGARLVREHCKLDGVGAGYLEQAMEQMNFSARPPRRQRPHPPGRRAGAIQSALYPHLSGGSLFFAPAGAERDSPSFKRSVAGDANRSLASPSCR